A window of the Prosthecobacter debontii genome harbors these coding sequences:
- the gatA gene encoding Asp-tRNA(Asn)/Glu-tRNA(Gln) amidotransferase subunit GatA: MSLASSTIAALRQRLVAKEITPRDIVLDVAQAIEAKNPALGAYLSWDVEKALKEADQADLSQPLGGIPIGIKDNMNVLGEPCTCGSKMLSNYVAPYDAGAIQKMRAGGAVPLGRLNMDEFAMGSSTENSALGVTRNPVDLDRIPGGSSGGSAAAVAGQIAIATLGSDTGGSIRQPAALCGCVGLKPTYGRISRFGLVAFASSLDQIGPITKTVEDAALLLNHLCGKDLRDSTSLDVEVPDFSAALGQDIKGLRIGLPKEYFISGIHAGVSASVKAAIQKLESLGAIPVEISLPHTDVGVSTYYILAPAEASANLARFDGVRYGHRSTEAKDLMEHYMMTREEGFGAEVKRRILLGTYVLSSGYYDAYYIKAQRARTLIRQDFEKAFQQVDVIVSPTSPTPAHKLGALKDNPLAAYLEDIFTIPVNLAGLPGISVPCGTVQEDGKSLPVGLQIIGKPLDEVTVLRVADAFEKA; the protein is encoded by the coding sequence ATGTCCCTCGCTTCCTCCACCATCGCGGCCCTACGCCAGCGGCTCGTTGCCAAAGAAATCACCCCGCGTGACATCGTTCTGGATGTCGCCCAGGCGATCGAGGCAAAGAATCCAGCCCTCGGGGCCTACCTGTCCTGGGATGTGGAAAAGGCGCTGAAGGAAGCCGACCAGGCCGATCTTTCCCAGCCGCTCGGCGGCATCCCGATTGGCATCAAGGATAACATGAACGTGCTCGGTGAGCCCTGCACCTGTGGCTCCAAAATGCTGTCTAACTATGTGGCCCCCTACGACGCTGGTGCGATCCAGAAAATGCGTGCTGGGGGAGCCGTTCCCTTGGGCCGCCTGAACATGGATGAGTTCGCCATGGGCTCCTCCACGGAGAACTCCGCCCTCGGCGTCACGCGCAACCCGGTGGACCTGGATCGCATCCCAGGGGGCTCCAGTGGCGGCAGCGCTGCCGCAGTGGCCGGGCAAATCGCCATTGCGACGCTGGGTTCCGATACCGGCGGCTCCATCCGCCAGCCTGCCGCGCTGTGCGGTTGCGTGGGGCTGAAGCCGACCTACGGGCGCATCTCCCGTTTCGGTCTGGTCGCCTTCGCTTCCTCGCTGGATCAGATCGGCCCCATCACAAAGACGGTGGAAGACGCCGCCCTGCTGCTCAATCACCTCTGTGGGAAAGACCTGCGCGACTCCACCTCTCTGGATGTCGAAGTGCCGGATTTCTCCGCGGCTCTGGGTCAGGACATCAAGGGCCTACGCATCGGTCTACCCAAAGAGTATTTCATCAGCGGTATCCACGCCGGGGTTTCGGCCAGCGTCAAAGCTGCCATTCAAAAACTGGAATCCCTGGGCGCTATCCCCGTGGAAATCAGCCTGCCGCATACCGATGTCGGCGTGAGCACCTATTACATCCTCGCCCCTGCCGAGGCCTCGGCCAACCTCGCCCGTTTCGACGGCGTGCGTTACGGCCACCGCAGCACCGAGGCGAAGGACCTCATGGAGCACTACATGATGACCCGTGAAGAGGGCTTCGGCGCCGAGGTGAAACGACGCATTTTGTTAGGCACGTATGTGCTCAGCAGCGGTTATTACGATGCTTATTACATCAAGGCCCAACGCGCCCGCACTCTCATCCGGCAAGACTTTGAAAAAGCCTTCCAGCAGGTGGATGTGATCGTCAGCCCCACCAGCCCGACCCCCGCCCACAAGCTAGGCGCTCTGAAAGACAACCCGCTGGCCGCTTATCTGGAAGACATCTTCACCATCCCGGTGAACCTCGCCGGTCTGCCTGGCATCAGCGTGCCCTGCGGCACCGTGCAGGAAGACGGCAAGAGCCTGCCCGTGGGCCTCCAGATCATCGGCAAGCCCCTGGACGAAGTCACCGTCCTGCGTGTGGCGGATGCTTTTGAAAAGGCTTAA
- a CDS encoding acylphosphatase, translated as MIAKQVLYSGRVQGVGFRYSTKQIASGYEVTGTVKNLPDGRVQLQVMSYDADELEAFLAAIDESNLGSLIKEREVTTIPAMTGLRGFVIER; from the coding sequence ATGATTGCCAAACAAGTTCTCTACTCGGGTCGCGTGCAGGGGGTGGGTTTCCGCTACAGCACGAAGCAAATTGCCTCCGGTTATGAGGTCACGGGAACGGTGAAAAACCTCCCCGATGGGCGGGTGCAGCTCCAGGTCATGTCCTACGATGCGGATGAACTGGAAGCCTTCTTGGCCGCCATCGATGAAAGCAACCTCGGATCTCTCATCAAAGAACGCGAGGTCACGACGATCCCCGCGATGACCGGCCTGCGCGGGTTTGTGATCGAGAGGTGA
- the araD gene encoding L-arabinonate dehydratase, translating to MTTPTRKTPEELRSWRWYGRDELRSFGHRSRAKQAGWGAEDYVGKPIIGILNTWSEQNSCHMHLKLTADGVRRGILQAGGHPMEIPVLSAGEMLTKPTAMFHRNLLAMETEEVLRGNPLDGAVLLGGCDKSTPGLLMGAFSMDIPVIYMPCGPMIKGNWRGETLGSGSDVWKYWDEKRAGNLSWEQWCEIEDGIARSPGHCMTMGTASTLTALAETLGLVIPGASSVPAVDSAHVRMAAAAGRQIVENVWLDLKPSTLVTERSFENAIAVDMALGGSTNAIVHLVAMAGRLGIKLPLEKFDEISRRIPLLANMRPAGKYLMDEFFVAGGLRALLNGMRELLHTDVLTITGKTLGENVEGCEIYQPDVIRTPENPIQPDGGTAILRGNLCPDGAVIKHAAATPELCQHTGPALVFDSYPEMKAQIDNMDLDVTKDTVLILRNAGPVGAPGMPEWGQLPIPKKLIMQGIRDMVRLSDCRMSGTSYGACVLHIAPESAVGGPLALVKTGDLIELDVPNRKLHLHVSEEELARRATEWKPAPPRYQRGYAKLFVDHVTQANEGADFDFLQHHPEGVPEPEIY from the coding sequence ATGACCACCCCCACTCGCAAGACCCCTGAAGAACTCCGTTCCTGGCGCTGGTATGGCCGGGATGAACTGCGCTCCTTTGGCCATCGTTCACGCGCCAAACAGGCCGGCTGGGGGGCTGAAGACTATGTGGGTAAACCGATCATCGGTATCCTCAATACTTGGTCAGAGCAGAACTCCTGTCACATGCACCTGAAGCTGACGGCAGACGGGGTGCGCCGAGGCATCCTCCAAGCCGGTGGCCACCCGATGGAGATCCCCGTGCTATCAGCCGGTGAAATGCTGACCAAGCCGACCGCCATGTTCCATCGCAATCTTCTGGCCATGGAGACGGAAGAAGTGCTGCGTGGCAATCCTCTGGACGGCGCTGTGCTGCTGGGTGGATGTGATAAGTCCACACCGGGTCTTCTCATGGGTGCCTTCAGCATGGACATCCCCGTGATCTACATGCCGTGCGGTCCCATGATCAAAGGCAACTGGCGTGGGGAGACCCTCGGGTCAGGCAGCGATGTCTGGAAATATTGGGATGAAAAGCGCGCAGGCAATCTGAGCTGGGAGCAGTGGTGCGAGATCGAAGATGGCATTGCCCGCAGTCCTGGTCACTGCATGACCATGGGCACAGCCTCCACGCTGACGGCTCTTGCGGAAACCCTCGGTTTGGTCATCCCTGGTGCCTCCTCCGTGCCCGCGGTGGACAGCGCCCATGTGCGTATGGCGGCAGCGGCAGGGCGTCAAATTGTTGAGAATGTTTGGTTAGACCTGAAGCCTTCGACCCTTGTGACCGAGCGTTCGTTTGAAAACGCCATCGCGGTGGACATGGCTCTGGGAGGCAGCACGAATGCGATCGTGCACCTCGTCGCCATGGCAGGTCGCTTGGGCATCAAACTACCCCTGGAGAAGTTTGATGAAATCAGCCGTCGCATCCCGCTGCTGGCCAATATGCGTCCCGCAGGCAAATACCTGATGGATGAGTTCTTTGTCGCTGGGGGACTCCGCGCTCTGCTCAATGGTATGCGTGAACTGCTGCATACCGATGTGCTCACCATCACCGGCAAGACACTGGGCGAGAATGTGGAGGGCTGTGAGATCTATCAGCCTGATGTCATCCGCACTCCTGAGAACCCGATTCAACCCGATGGTGGCACCGCCATCCTGCGTGGAAACCTCTGCCCCGACGGAGCCGTCATCAAACACGCCGCAGCCACTCCCGAACTCTGCCAGCATACCGGTCCCGCACTGGTCTTCGATAGCTATCCCGAGATGAAGGCTCAGATTGATAACATGGACTTGGATGTGACCAAGGACACCGTGTTGATTCTGCGCAACGCCGGTCCCGTAGGCGCTCCAGGCATGCCGGAGTGGGGGCAGCTCCCGATTCCGAAAAAACTCATCATGCAGGGCATCCGCGACATGGTCCGTCTCTCCGACTGCCGCATGAGCGGCACCAGCTACGGAGCCTGCGTCCTGCACATCGCTCCTGAGAGTGCTGTGGGTGGTCCCTTAGCCCTAGTGAAAACAGGAGATCTCATCGAACTGGATGTGCCTAACCGGAAGTTGCACCTGCATGTCAGCGAGGAAGAGCTGGCTCGCCGTGCGACGGAGTGGAAACCTGCGCCCCCGCGTTATCAGCGCGGCTATGCCAAGCTTTTCGTGGATCATGTCACGCAGGCGAATGAAGGAGCCGACTTTGACTTCCTCCAACATCATCCCGAAGGCGTGCCGGAACCGGAGATTTATTGA
- a CDS encoding metallophosphoesterase, protein MPCRPFTFRSLSLGALSLLLLATSTHAAELDPAPEGSFTLVVIPDTQGYLGQGTKKTPDSTEPVSNPVFTRHVKWITDHLADQRIAFVSHVGDIVDKSNANEWGIARQCLDVLHGNVPYSVTVGNHDMKGSGDSSLFQKSFGAERFRDFAWYGGCFEPARPTPELSGNNANSYQLFSAGGLDFIHLSLECNAPDDVLAWADALLTKHASRRALITTHMDLGVLEHPKTAEGFVKDPKGRMNWTKNHGSRGNTAVQMWDKLYRKHANLGFIFCGDQSRCTALKLDSKGDHGNTVHALLSDYTSSGPLRLYRFLPWEDRVQVITYDTTLNELTETTEYVKAREEHQFSLPYAMRP, encoded by the coding sequence ATGCCATGCCGCCCGTTTACTTTTCGTTCCTTGAGCTTAGGGGCTCTGAGTCTCCTGCTTCTGGCGACCTCCACACATGCCGCCGAGCTGGACCCCGCCCCCGAGGGCAGTTTCACCCTCGTGGTGATCCCCGACACCCAAGGCTATCTGGGACAAGGCACCAAGAAAACACCCGACAGCACCGAGCCCGTCAGCAACCCGGTTTTCACCCGCCACGTGAAGTGGATCACGGATCATCTGGCCGATCAACGCATCGCCTTCGTCTCCCACGTGGGGGACATCGTGGATAAAAGCAACGCTAACGAATGGGGCATCGCGCGCCAGTGTCTGGACGTGCTGCATGGCAACGTCCCCTACAGCGTCACGGTGGGAAACCATGACATGAAGGGCAGTGGCGACTCGTCCCTGTTTCAGAAGTCTTTTGGCGCAGAGCGTTTCCGTGATTTCGCCTGGTATGGCGGTTGTTTCGAACCCGCACGGCCGACGCCGGAGCTGTCCGGCAACAATGCCAACAGCTACCAGCTATTCAGCGCGGGCGGGCTGGACTTCATCCACCTCAGCCTGGAGTGCAATGCACCGGATGACGTCCTGGCCTGGGCCGATGCACTGCTGACGAAGCATGCCTCGCGTCGTGCCCTCATCACCACCCACATGGATCTCGGTGTGCTGGAGCATCCAAAGACGGCAGAGGGCTTTGTCAAAGATCCCAAGGGCCGCATGAACTGGACGAAAAACCACGGTTCACGGGGCAATACCGCCGTGCAGATGTGGGACAAGCTGTATCGCAAACACGCCAATCTGGGCTTCATCTTCTGCGGTGACCAGAGCCGCTGCACCGCCCTGAAGCTGGATAGCAAGGGCGATCACGGCAACACCGTGCATGCCCTGCTCTCTGACTACACCTCCTCAGGGCCCCTCCGGCTCTATCGATTCCTACCGTGGGAGGATCGCGTGCAGGTCATCACCTATGACACCACCCTGAATGAACTGACCGAAACCACGGAGTATGTGAAAGCCCGTGAAGAGCATCAGTTTAGCCTGCCCTACGCCATGCGGCCTTGA